The proteins below come from a single Crossiella sp. CA-258035 genomic window:
- a CDS encoding carbohydrate kinase, whose protein sequence is MIIVGGEALVDLVPDPSTMDGELGPLLPRLGGGPYNVAVALGRLGVAAGFVSRLSTDQFGDALLDRLVASGVDVSGVQRGAEPTTLAVVGLAADGSARYSFHVEGTADRLVADPGPLAAEATALALGTLSLVLEPGASAYEAMMRREAGRGLFVSLDPNIRAGLIPDPDAYRARFRGWLPHVTLLKLSVEDADWLGADVPGWLGQGPAAVLLTHGGDGLEVRTVDGLSVRVPATEVDVVDTIGAGDTVHAALLGWLAQQGALSRDALGDLSEGQWAAALEFAGRAAALTCSRAGAEPPYAAELQSP, encoded by the coding sequence ATGATCATTGTTGGTGGCGAGGCCCTGGTCGACCTGGTCCCCGATCCGTCCACAATGGACGGTGAGCTGGGTCCGCTGCTGCCGCGCCTGGGCGGCGGCCCGTACAACGTGGCGGTCGCGCTGGGCAGGCTGGGCGTGGCCGCCGGGTTCGTCTCCCGGCTCTCCACCGACCAGTTCGGCGACGCGCTGCTGGACCGGCTGGTCGCCTCGGGCGTGGACGTCTCCGGCGTGCAGCGCGGCGCGGAGCCCACCACGCTGGCCGTGGTCGGCCTGGCCGCGGACGGCTCGGCCCGCTACTCCTTCCACGTGGAGGGCACCGCGGACCGCCTGGTCGCCGACCCCGGCCCGCTGGCCGCGGAGGCCACCGCGCTCGCCCTCGGCACGCTGTCGCTGGTGCTGGAGCCGGGCGCGAGCGCGTACGAGGCGATGATGCGCCGGGAGGCCGGGCGCGGGCTGTTCGTCTCGCTGGACCCCAACATCCGCGCCGGGCTGATTCCGGACCCGGACGCCTACCGGGCCCGGTTCCGCGGCTGGCTGCCGCACGTGACCCTGCTCAAGCTGTCCGTGGAGGACGCGGACTGGCTCGGCGCGGACGTGCCCGGCTGGCTCGGTCAGGGACCGGCCGCAGTGCTGCTCACCCACGGCGGCGACGGCCTTGAGGTGCGCACCGTGGACGGGCTGTCGGTGCGGGTCCCGGCGACCGAGGTGGACGTGGTGGACACCATCGGCGCGGGCGACACCGTGCACGCCGCCCTGCTCGGCTGGCTGGCCCAGCAGGGCGCGCTGTCCAGGGATGCCCTGGGTGACCTCAGTGAGGGGCAGTGGGCGGCCGCGCTGGAATTCGCCGGGCGGGCCGCCGCGCTCACCTGTTCCAGGGCGGGGGCCGAACCGCCGTATGCGGCAGAACTCCAGAGTCCTTAA
- a CDS encoding amidohydrolase: MDIAITGGYVVPVEGEPIDGGTVLISDGKIVAVGTEEAVDVPEDAQVVDAAGTWVLPGFVEGHAHVGIHEEAEGWAGQDTNEMTDPNGARLRAIDAINPADTGFADALSGGVTTAVVKPGSGNPIGGQTVALKCWGRTVDEMVVVNPASVKSALGENPKRVYGEAKKLPSTRMGVAAVIRDAFTKAQDYQKRREHAAAENKPFDRDPTLEVLVRVLDGELPWAQHSHRADDIATALRLAEEFGYRLIVHHGTEAHLIADLLAERDIPVIIGPLFTARSKVELRQRSLRNPGLLAKAGVRIALTTDHPVVPIHFLVHQATLAVKEGLDERTALRSITVNPAKMLGLADRIGSLKPGADADVVLWSGDPLDVMSRALRVFVDGREVYTFDEHRGEGVVASPYRRGARS, encoded by the coding sequence TGCCAGAGGACGCGCAGGTGGTGGACGCCGCGGGCACCTGGGTGCTGCCGGGGTTCGTGGAGGGCCACGCGCACGTCGGCATCCACGAGGAGGCCGAGGGCTGGGCAGGCCAGGACACCAACGAGATGACCGACCCGAACGGGGCCAGGCTGCGCGCCATCGACGCGATCAACCCGGCCGACACCGGGTTCGCCGACGCGCTCTCCGGCGGGGTCACCACCGCGGTGGTCAAGCCGGGCTCTGGCAACCCGATCGGCGGCCAGACCGTGGCGCTGAAGTGCTGGGGCCGGACCGTGGACGAGATGGTCGTGGTCAACCCGGCCAGCGTGAAGAGCGCGCTGGGCGAGAACCCGAAGCGGGTCTACGGCGAGGCGAAGAAGCTGCCCTCCACCAGGATGGGCGTGGCCGCGGTCATCAGGGACGCGTTCACCAAGGCCCAGGACTACCAGAAGAGGCGGGAGCACGCGGCGGCGGAGAACAAGCCGTTCGACCGCGATCCCACGCTGGAGGTGCTGGTGCGGGTGCTCGACGGCGAGCTGCCCTGGGCCCAGCACAGCCACCGCGCCGACGACATCGCCACCGCGCTGCGGCTGGCCGAGGAGTTCGGCTACCGGCTGATCGTCCACCACGGCACCGAGGCGCACCTGATCGCCGACCTGCTCGCCGAGCGGGACATCCCGGTGATCATCGGCCCGCTGTTCACCGCCAGGTCCAAAGTGGAGCTGCGCCAGCGCTCGCTGCGCAACCCCGGCCTGCTGGCCAAGGCCGGCGTGCGGATCGCGCTGACCACCGACCACCCGGTGGTGCCCATCCACTTCCTGGTGCACCAGGCCACCCTCGCGGTCAAGGAGGGCCTGGACGAGCGGACCGCGCTGCGCTCGATCACGGTCAACCCGGCCAAGATGCTCGGCCTGGCGGACCGGATCGGCTCGCTCAAGCCCGGCGCGGACGCCGACGTGGTGCTCTGGTCCGGCGACCCGCTGGACGTGATGAGCCGCGCGCTGCGGGTCTTCGTGGACGGCCGCGAGGTCTACACCTTCGACGAGCACCGCGGCGAGGGCGTCGTGGCCAGCCCCTACCGGCGAGGAGCCCGTTCATGA
- a CDS encoding citrate synthase: MPDATTAPDSTVEPAKHRNVALRYDGGEHEMPVVAATDGAPGFELGKLLSTTKMVTLDPGFVNTASCTSEITYIDGDAGILRYRGYPIEQLAAKSSFVEVSYLLIYGELPTQAQLDDFTSKISRHTLLHEDLKRFFDGFPRDAHPMPVLSSAVSALSTFYQDSLNPFDDNQVEISTIRLLAKLPTIAAYAYKKSVGQPFLYPDNSLGLVENFLRMTFGFPAEPYEVDPALARALDLLLILHADHEQNCSTATVRLVGSSEANLFASVSAGINALFGPLHGGANQAVLEMLNKIHEDGGDVDSFVKKVKNKEDGVRLMGFGHRVYKNYDPRAAIIKKTADDVLSKLGVQDPLLDIALKLEEYALSDDYFIQRKLYPNVDFYTGLIYKAMGFPTRMFTVLFALGRLPGWIAQWQEMIKDPARKIGRPRQVYIGAAERDYQSITER, encoded by the coding sequence ATGCCCGACGCGACGACCGCGCCAGATTCGACGGTGGAACCAGCCAAACACCGTAACGTCGCGCTACGTTATGACGGCGGGGAGCATGAGATGCCGGTGGTCGCGGCCACCGACGGCGCGCCGGGCTTCGAGCTCGGCAAACTGCTCTCCACAACCAAGATGGTCACTCTCGACCCCGGTTTCGTGAACACCGCCTCCTGCACCTCGGAGATCACCTACATCGACGGTGACGCCGGCATCCTGCGCTACCGCGGCTACCCGATCGAGCAGCTGGCCGCGAAGTCCAGCTTCGTCGAGGTCAGCTACCTGCTGATCTACGGCGAGCTGCCCACCCAGGCGCAGCTGGACGACTTCACCAGCAAGATCAGCAGGCACACCCTGCTGCACGAGGACCTGAAGCGCTTCTTCGACGGCTTCCCGCGCGACGCGCACCCGATGCCGGTGCTGTCCTCCGCGGTCTCCGCGCTGTCCACCTTCTACCAGGACAGCCTGAACCCCTTCGACGACAACCAGGTGGAGATCTCCACCATCCGGCTGCTGGCCAAGCTGCCGACCATCGCGGCCTACGCGTACAAGAAGTCGGTCGGCCAGCCCTTCCTCTACCCGGACAACTCGCTCGGCCTGGTGGAGAACTTCCTGCGGATGACCTTCGGGTTCCCCGCCGAGCCCTACGAGGTCGACCCGGCCCTGGCCCGCGCGCTGGACCTGCTGCTGATCCTGCACGCCGACCACGAGCAGAACTGCTCCACCGCGACCGTGCGCCTGGTGGGCTCCTCCGAGGCCAACCTGTTCGCCAGCGTCTCGGCCGGCATCAACGCGCTGTTCGGCCCGCTGCACGGTGGCGCCAACCAGGCCGTGCTGGAGATGCTGAACAAGATCCACGAGGACGGCGGCGACGTCGACTCCTTCGTGAAGAAGGTCAAGAACAAGGAAGACGGCGTCCGGCTGATGGGCTTCGGGCACCGGGTCTACAAGAACTACGACCCGCGCGCGGCGATCATCAAGAAGACCGCGGACGACGTGCTGAGCAAGCTCGGCGTGCAGGACCCGCTGCTGGACATCGCGCTCAAGCTGGAGGAGTACGCGCTCAGCGACGACTACTTCATCCAGCGCAAGCTGTACCCGAACGTGGACTTCTACACCGGCCTGATCTACAAGGCCATGGGCTTCCCGACCCGGATGTTCACCGTGCTGTTCGCGCTCGGCCGCCTGCCCGGCTGGATCGCGCAGTGGCAGGAAATGATCAAGGACCCGGCGCGCAAGATCGGCCGCCCGCGCCAGGTCTACATCGGCGCGGCTGAGCGCGACTACCAGTCGATCACCGAGCGCTGA